The genomic interval taatattaataggatagtggcccctacacacagtattatcccccatagtggcccctgcacacagtattatgttccatagtgtccccctgcacacagtattatgccccatactggcccctgcacacagtattatgccccatagtggcccctacacacagtattatcccccatagttgcccctgcacacagtattatgacccattgtggaccacccatgaacaatagcCACAAGTTTAACAAAAGTTACAAGTATGGTGCAGAACAAACCATGTGGCACATCTGTGCCAGAAAACAGCCCACTCTGGGTTGATAAATTCCTCCAATCATGACCcaattttcttatattttttctattttttatcgtATAATAACCATTGAGCCTTGACAATCCAAGTTCATCTTGCTCATCTGCCTATTATTGGATTTATATAGGACCACGGAAGGATCAAATAGGCCTTTTCTGCAGGCATGATCTTATACACGGCCAACCCTAATGATACTCTTCCGCAGCCACGTCTCTCTTAAACTCATGTACGAGTGGTCAAGGATAGCTAATGTTCCTATGATCAAAATATTTCCCCTTGCCACCCATATCTGTACAAGAAGTTTGTGTATGGAGACTATTCCCCTGTTCTCGTCTTCCTTCCTACATTGCAATACACACTTGAAAATTCTGATACTCTAGTTATGGACGCCCAAGTGTCTGCAATTGAGGAGAGGCCGACCTAGACTTAGCGGTCCACATTACAGAGCCTGAAGGAGGAGGCTGGAGCTGCATTGCCAGGTATGTTTCTGTATTACTTATTTCAATACATTCGACATTGGGTTCCCCTCCACCCATGCCAAGTACAGAAGATCACCTGGTCCACCACTTGGAGCCATGATAGGATCACCTTTATGGTTTAGTTCAGGGTTATCTCATCTGATTTCCAGGATGTGAATTACTGGCCTGAGAAGGATAGTTTGGGGTGGGAACGTTTCGTAGGACAGGGAGGTGCTCCCTCTCGGTGAGGGAGGTGCAAGATTCTGCCAGGGCCCTCAGGTCACCCTTCAAACGATAAGGTTATATCCAAAGAGGACAACCAGTTTAAGATTATCCCATAAGTAACAATAGCAAACAATAAATTCAAACGTGATATTAATTTTATTGCAAGGAAGTATCATACATAAAATCAATAACATTGATAAGGCCTGTGATAAGAAGGAGGTAAGTTAAAGCGATCTGTGATTTTTGTGTGGGCTAACCATGTGGGCCGCAATGTTTCGTATTTCAGTTTGATGAATAGTCCATGTAATTCTTGACTGTCCATTGAGTTACGTTGTCATATACTGAATACTCAGCATTTCTTAAGGATTCTCTTGGCCTTCTTGGCTCGGCCATTACCACATGATTCTTATTCTGCACTGATGACCCAAAAAAGTGAGAAACAGTCCAACAGTTTCCATGAAGACATAAAGGTTCTGTCTTGGACTTCACCTTGATTTTCACAAAACTAAATGCCTCTACCAATGGGTTGTTTTTTAAGATTGTTCCAACAGTCAATACCAAGAATATTGTTGCTTGTTTTGAACCCACTGAATATATATTGCTTGGTCAGTGTGTAACTATTACTATTGCTTATCTTGTATTCAGTTGTCATCATCGGTACTGCCCATGTAGCCTCGAAGACTGAAGAGGTCAAGGGAAGCATTGACAACCTGTGACAGGTGAAAAATGCCTGTGATCACCAGAGCCAGGATCAAAGCGGGCAGAGTAATATTCCACACTGTGGCCAGTATATTGTAGCATCGGGCCTTCCGACCATAGCGCCGAGCCGCCAGCTCGTTCCCCTGGACCTTCTGGTCTCGTGCCTAGAAGAAAACAGGACACAGGTTATCTTCATGAAGCATTTAATAAAATCAGAACCTCGAGTCACTCATTCTTTAccttatggtaagttcacatggggttttttggactggaacctgaggtggaggccgcctcaggttctggtccaataTATGGGTAGCTGcgcctggatgccagtgcacactccgctccggattaggcccaaatgaatgggcctagatgggagggagtgtcttcaggcggatgtcgcgaggaccagaacaaacggctcccggaaaaagtcTTCCCATAAGCAAGAAGAAAGGTAGAAGGTGGAAGAAAATCCACCAATTTTTGTAAGACTGTCCAAGCACCTACAGTAGCCTCCCACCATCAGATGTCAGGAGACACGAGGATCATTCATGTTTATTGCTTTACTTTTTATATTTAAGatgcataaaatataaaatagtgaTGAATTAACCTGACATTTAAGTGATATTTCGGAAATTTGTGAAAGCTGGTTTTACAACCTTATATATAGTTACCCGAAAATTACTATTTTCTGCTACAAACGGGATACACAAGGATGAACAAACAGCTCATAGTGCTAAAAATAATTCCTATGGCTTCACCCAAGATAACTAGCCCCTTGTATATCGAGTGTATTATTACGTACAACATGTCGTAATTGGTGGGAACACCTATAAAGTATATAAAGACTGTGTGCCTACATTTCCAgaatttttttattcatatattatcATACTGTATTAAAGATAGGCGCCTGATTCTTTAACTATTTCCTATGTCTCTACTTCTCTCTTTGCTGACAGATCCATTTACAATtacgtctatggagaggggagtgggaAGACAAGGGAGACAGAGCACAGAGAGACTGTCTATAATATCTAATGAGTCATGAGCTCTGCTCTGAGTGTCTCTTATTTCTCTGTCTCAAGGAGGTATCCATctctttccctctccatagacttctattaccTGTTCCCATCAGAACACATTACCCCtgtccattcagttcaatgggatcCATAGGAGATAGCCAAAGTGGGGGGCTGAACTAATTGGAATAAATCGAAATAAATGGAGCAGAGGCACAAATTTCGGAAACTTCCCATCCTGATTCGGACAGCCACCAATCAACAAGTTACCtgctatcctgtagataggaggcTTATTTTTTTCTTATCACAATACCCTTTAAAGATGGACAGATCTTTGATCTGGAGTAGGGAAATAAGTAATGGAGCActtttatgtaataaaatatatcacaaaATTTACTAATATCACCTTCATAAGGTTTCGGTTTGCTGTTAGAGGTGACTGGCACTGTGCAGAATTTCTTGTATGAGCATCTGCTCAATCTTAAAACACTTGTCTATCATGTGTGATCTTATCTTTCAGCACTGCCTTCTGGTGAACCAGTGGATGCCCCTTCTGCCCCGTCCATGGGTCACCGACAAATACAGAACATTCTTCTACAGCTGAATTCTAGATGATTGTTAGGTTCCTGGAGCATATGGCCACAAAATGACAGAGAAGCAAAACCGCAAGACATCCCACTGATGTAATTAAAAGCTGCTTTATTCCATTGGACTATATTTTTGACATGCCACCGAAGCTGCTAAAATGATATGGCAGTGTCCTTTCTTGTTTGTCCTTCAATTTCCATTGAAGGTTGGCTATGAGCAGGTCAAAGCGAAGCCTTGTAAATAGCCATAGCCAGGTTAAGGAGTGGAACGGTTTCATATGGTCGGTAGACATGAGACAAGTCTCGAATGATCAAGTCTAGAATGTTCATTGGAATTGTAAATCTTGAATGGGTGCAGAAGACATGTATGAAGAGAATTCTGACTAAAGGATATTCCTCCACCTGACATGGAGAACCATTGGTGGCTTTTGAACAAAGACCCTAGAAAACTCTAGAATCATAAACTTATGGTTTATGAGAGATTATCGTCTTACAAGTACCTGGTCTTAGACAACATGGACTAGCGGTTAAATGCAGAATGGGGATATAGGAAGGACACCAGCAGAATGTACTTTCTGCGACAAGTGTGGTCCTTTGAAGTCTGCAGTAGACTCCTGGAAGTCTTCTACCTCTCTGTAGTGGCTGGAGTTCTGTTCCTTGGTGTCACCGCAAAGGGAGGCAAAGAGTGTCTGACATAAGGAAAATGGACAAACTGATAAGGAGGACCAGTTCTCTGTGATTGGTATTGAGCTGGACTCCTGAGATGATGTGCTAACATGGAGGACTCTTTAACAACTCTTATCAATCATAGATAACTCCCTGTACCCTCTCCACCATTCAGTGACTGAACAGAGCAACTTTAGCAAGTCTCAGTAACactaggcagtggcataactaggattgGCGGGGCACcatggcgaacatttgacatgtccCCCCTCCCTGACTGATTTTTCCCCCCAAAGACCCTGACCACCCACCAccacccccgcattcctgcacacactattataccccatagtggcccctgcatacaatattatgccccatagtagcccctgcacacaatattatgccccatagtggcccctgcatacagtattatgccctatagtggcccctgcacacaatattatgccccatagtggcccctgcacacaatattatgccccatagtggcccctgcatacagtattacgccccatagtggcccctaaacacagtattatgccccatagtgtcctttgcacacactattattgccccatttTGGACCAGCCATATAACAATATgcatataataattattattataatttggggtcttttcagaacccagagtataataattgtagacccaggggaggatacaaatacaaaaaacaatattacttacctctcctgggctccagaacactccccgctgatgtcagccatcttcaattatggaagagatgtcacttggaGCCAGTCTTGCGTTGCAACACATAATGACCCAAGCCCAACCTATGTGAGTAAGTAGGCCTGAAAtcttccggagcccaggagaggtaagtaacagtgttttttatgttccctcatcctATCCTATCTTATCTCATCCCATCCTATCTCATCCTATCCTATCTTATCTCATCCCATCCTAAATCATCCTATCCTATCTCATCCCACCCCATCCTGTCCTGTAATGTAGCAGAGAAGATCTGTCATTGTATAACCCCATGATTCGTGCTTATCTACATGATGTCAGCTGACAGAATATCATGTATTAGGTACTGTACATAttgtcttttgtattttttttccattgcctAAATATTTTGAGTTTTTGtcccaaaaagagaaaaaaaaacatttttttctctgGTAATTTATTTCCTTTTAGCTCCACCCCATagtctccataacaaaaagctgCACCGTACTGTAAGCCAAGTATCGGTCTATACCTAGAGGGTTCGCATTTCATTTTACATTTACCTCTCTCTTGTTGGTCGTCACCTTGTAAGGCCAAATTCACACATTCACATTCAGTCCAGGAGacatgaaatttccccactgtgggactattaaaggattatcttatcttatatgatgGCAGAATTTACAGGCCAGACTGCTGCTCAGATGATCTGAACTTGCAGCATGACAGAGATGGATGATAGCATAAGGTCATTTCATCTGAGCCCCAGTTGGACAGGGAAATGCGGCCATCACACGGATTATGCTTCCTGGTCTGGACATCGCCATATGATTTTGGCCTTCATTTATGATCTTTTGTGTATGTTAATtatgcacatataataaagctATAATATGTCCCGCAACTCAGTTTTTCTGTATACCAGTCTGACATGACTGGTGGCCCCAACGTGGCCCAAACCCACCATATGTGGTAAAATTCTGATGAATAAAGGGACAACTCTGGCACCGCTTATTAGAAACAATGGAAACGGCAATACCTGGCTGATCTATTGTCCCTGCCTTTAGTAGACGCTAGATTGCCGATGAGTCTTATGAAAATAATCAGCCATATTTCTCCCaatgccccatacacatgcacactcagttcGGTAAAGCATGCCTATGCTCTGGTGTCTTATCTATGGCGTCTTATCTAACCAGTAACATAGGAATGGCATAAATAAAGAAACCAGTGCAGAAATAGAagacgagatagatagatagatagatagatagatagatagatagatagagatagatagatagatagatagatagatagatagatagatagatagatagatagatagcattgACCACTATCAAGTTAGGCCCAAAAACTGAACTGTGTTTTTTCTCaccttgacagagtagaccaATGCCATAAATCCGAGGCAGAAGAGGTTGAGGTACACGGTATTACACACGGACCACAGCAGGTGATCTCTAGGACCTGTGGGCGCCCCAATGTCCACCACGGTGTGGGCATTATCTGGCTTGTTGGGGTGGTTCATGAAAATATCTTCACGGGGGTAGGAGGTGTCCATTTGTGACGAGGAGATGGGTAAATATCGTAGATAGTGTGATGGACTTCAAGACTGGGGTGATGAGAAGGAGGAGGGAGGGTTGTATAGGAATCAGACGCCTGAGAAGGGAGTTACGTGGAGGTAGATAGAAGAGATAATGGAAGGAACAGGTGGAGAAGGAGAAGATGTAGAGGAGCTGCCAGTCAGGGTGATGTCTGGGAAGGGAGTGATTGTCATGTATGTCCTCTTTATAAGCAGCACTCCACAGGCTACGTCTGTCCCCTCCCTTGCTTCTATTACAGGGTCCCTTTCACTACATACTCATTTTGGTCACCCTGTAGCTGTTTTTGCCTTCTCTGTTTACTGAGCCCGCCCGAGCTTCATATTCCAGATTTGTTTCTATCAGTCTGATGCAATTCATACGATTCACTTCTATGTGAGTTACATAAAGTCAGCAATGTCCGTCCGCCGCACTTTcatggactttctgtccctatcatACCTATACGAAAAAGGCCAGCGTTTCCGTAAGACTTGCTgcattgaaatcgcagcatttccaatgcggatacttttctgcaatgtgggagtgagattagccagaatcccatccactttgtaaaaCGCCACGGTTTTTGCCATATTTCCgcagcattttcgcaatgtggggctctggcctaaagGGCTGTTTTAGTTTCttgtagtgatgacctatccttatgataGGTAACTAATAAGAGATGAGGAGggttccaacacctgggacccctactgatcagctgtgcgGGCACCTTGACCCTATCACTAATACATGTCCATGAAAAACGCTTGTGTCACTCCAATCTAGGACTTATTCATACAACAGTAAATAATGACCGCGTGACAGTAAAACTCTAGACTGTCCATAGGTTTACTGACACGTCTATTTTTATGTCCATCATAATGGACAAATGGTTTGTCAAAAAaccagacatgtgaatagaccccatAGTCAATGTCACACACGGCCTGTGAATAGGCCCTTACTGAGGAGGAATAGTGAAGATTTTGAcagttttttttaagtaaaaattaactatgtaaggcctggttcacatctgtgttcggtattctgttcggggagtctgcttggggatcccccaaatggaaacctatatgcgttAAGAAGTGGATAGctaggaaagcacacggaccccatagactataatgcgattGTAAGCTTTTAAGAGCAGAAAGTCATGTCTTATATTTATCTGTAACCCCTTAATGACTGCACACATTTTAGTTCTCACATTATTGGGCAATGAGCTGGTATAGATCGGAGACGCTTAGGTCCTTTCTACATATTTGACATTATTTATGCTGAGTTTCAGGCCAGCTGCTCTGTGTTCCATAAGTTTTTAGGTGAAGTGTTGGACTGGTTAAGTCTTAaagtgtaacatatatatatatatatatatatatatatatatatatatatatatatatatacacacagtatatataaagaGAAAATAGAATACTAGAAAAATAAAGACATTTATtgaagaatatataatatatatactgtatatatatgtatactttaCATATAAATAAATTCTCTATCTATCCTTGCCATTGGAATACTGGCACACCACCTGGATACATTGCTCCTGTGACTGGCATGTGACTGGCATGCGGCTGATCAGCTGCGGCACCTGCACTGACTGTTATGACTTGTTATGATTTGAATTCTCGGCTCACTTGTTACTGAGCTGTCAGACAGAGCGGTAGCAGGATTTTGCGTCTCGTGTTTCACGAGGAGCGACTTTGGATTGCGTTGGATTGCGGAGCCGCCAGGCACTTCATTgttctctgtattgtattgtctgctgttctgtgtgtgtctgtcagtggtTTTGTGTcgttgtgttattttttttgcaggtacCATCTTCACCAGCGATTGGTAAGTCCTAatccacacactatatacactacacacagggtcaTACAGCCATAGCACACAGTGTATATATGCAGAGGTGACCTGTAACCAGTTTGGCCTCTATAGACCCGTCCATCACACTATAGATAACTAGCACATATACAGCGCCATGCACAGGGTTATTCAATAGAGAGGGCGCTGATGGACATATATATGGGTATATACTCCTCCATAAGGGGTCATTTTGTAACTGAACAGGGAAGCTGTCTGTATTCCACAAGGGGGCAGCACTGCTCAGCGGGGACAACCACAATGCCGggcttattacagtatattagtaaatgCTCACTGATGTTTCCAGCACATTTGTTACAGTTAGGCTAAAATGGCCGACATATTTTACACATCCGTGTTCACACTGTGttttttgcttcaattttccATGTGTCTGGGATATTAATTAGTTACAGtgatgaggtcatgtgactggtatGTGATGGGCATGTGCTGGGCACTACCTGGCACATCTATAGTACTGGCAAATTCTAATGTGAATTggatcttaaagaggttttcccacaatTCCCCCTCATTCTCTATCCAAAGGGGTGTTACAAGTATCTGACCACTGGGGGGGTCTCACCACtggggggtcattgttttggaggggggggggggggggtttgtgctACTCCTTTGACCATGTGTTATAAATAACCCGTCCCCTTTATTCTATGGTTCCGTACGATTACATTGCTACCACAGATCTGTAACTTTTCTATGTTTGTTACTTTTGtgcaataaaaaatgttttttaaataaaatagttATTTTTTGTGTCGTCGCATTACCAGAGAAATAACATCTTTATTTCCTAGCGTCGCTGCAGGTCGGCTTGTTGTGGTGAAACAAGTCacataagggggagttcacacgatgtaacgtgccgcctgatgtggcacgtatacggcgtgtgagactttgcgcgccgtaaaagctcacattgatttcaatgggagcctggatcatatacgccgcgttatattgcggccgcaaaataacgcggcgtgtacgatccgaactcccattgaaatcaatgggagcgtatacggcgcgcaaactctcacacgccgtatacgtaccacatcacgcggcacgttacatcgtgtgaacgcaccctaatagAACCACTTTGAGGTCCATGGGGGGGACGGGGGGCAAAATATGACACTGTTACAAAGATCTGGCTGCTCATATTTTGCCATGGAAATTTCAGCCTCCATTGctaagatattcatttatttaacaATATGCAATTGACCAAACTGGAGCACCGAGGGCAGTTTTATTGTTCCAAACTGCTGCCCCCCCACATTGCTCTAATACGCCCCCACCTCTCTATGAGTGACAGGGAGAGCGATGCTGAAATCTCACCCGGCCCTGTgttctcacattcacactggtgaaTTAGAGCAATATGGGgcctagcagtttggagcaacagagccgccctcagtgctccagactgtTCATTTACATATTGTAAAAATATTAATATCTCATCAATGAAGGCAGAAATTtacataggtcaggctcacctgcaGGGTCGGAATGGCCCACCGGGGAACACAAACACCTACAGTGCccctcagtggtgaacctagcctctctgctgcctgaggcgggcgatcgaaagacgccccccccccccccctcccggagggggggtgatgttcatcttttgatcgtcagccaaagacagcagggggggggggacattgcaataaatacaatgcagtaatactcacaggggacgtctccccacatttctagtctcttccctttggaccgccatgacctcttcttccagctgtgatttgactctgtaaagtttgaaacatagacatctttgacttctcaattctccacgcacccaacccctatatatgtatatatatatatccatcagcggcccctgcagcctatattatgccccacagtggcacaatagaggttgcaggggggctgctgtggggcataatagaggttacaggggccacagtggaaccttcaagctctattatgccccacagttgcacacccatgaactattattatactgaggggtcttttcagacccctgagtataataatcggagccccaggggagatgagggaacataataaacactgttactcacctctctgggacccgatgttaaagaggaccattcatgggtttgggcaaaggcagttctatatactgctggaaagctgacagtgcgctaaattcagcgcactattggctttcccgatctgtgccccgggtgaagagctattggtgccggtaccgtaactcttcacagtcagaagggcgttcctgacagtctgtcatgaacgtccttcttcccagcagcgcctatagtgctgtgcgagccccctccctctgctcacagtactcatccatagaagagcactatcaggaggggagggagcgttcctccccgctcacacagtacagcgatataggcgctgctgggaagaaggacgttcctgacagactgtcaggaacgcccttctgactgtgaaaagttacgataccggcaccaatagctcttcacccggggcacagatcgggaaagctgacagtgcgctgaattcagcgcactatcagctttccagcggtatataaaactgccagtgcccaaacccatgaaagttcctctttaatgctggcaggcttcgggcctatatggtaatgcccagaaaTCACGTGGTCTGAgattttaccatataggcccgaagcctgccctagctgtaccatacaggccaaagcctgtgttagcagtaacaggctattactactagcacaggcttcgggcctatatggtactgctagggcaggctttgggcctatatggtaatattccagaccacgtgacgtctgtgcattaccatataggcccaaagcctgctaggagtaacatcggatcccggagaggtgagtaacactgtttattatgttccctcacctcccctggggctctgattattatactcggaggtctgaaaagacccccgggtataataatggcggtagtggaatcgcggcctgcccgggcctactcactgccggcctctgtggcctatagtacaaggggaagcgggggcggcggtgagcaggtctggggaggtaggtaaataggccgctacctgctggagatactccagcaggtagcggcctattataaaacaaaaaaagaagttttatacttaccgatcttgttgttgctcccgccgcctccgtgatcctcttctcctgcatgctgacgtctgcgtaggcggcgttaCTAGGCcccctacgcacgctgatacgtactcagatgtctaggtatcagcgagcgtcatcacgtgTGACGCCGCCCACgttgatacctagacgtctgagtacgtatcagcgtgcatAGGCGGCCTAGTAACGCCGCCTACacagatgtctgaaccagcgcagagagaagcagctctcctgcgctggttcaaagtaaaaaaaaaaaaaaaaagtaataaaagaaaaaaaaaagtcgcccgtgcgccgcccccctcccgtgtgccgcccgaagtggccgcctcacgtcgcctcattagaggtgcggcgctggtgcccctataggtataatggaagccgaaagtccacagaggaaaactctgtggaatttctgcaaaaagcgcttttttgctgcaggacgctgtgttaggccttatccttatattgttatgtacagtatattgagatgataaaGAGaagctttcatgagttggggcacatgggTTTAATCCACCGCTCGAAAGCCGACTTCCCGtactgtgcccctggtgaagagctatggatgccggttcttcactgtcagaagggcgtttctgacagtcagtcaggaatgaccttcctcacagcagcgtcttaTAGCACTGAACTATGAgaacggtgaggaacgccccctcccctcctgatagtactcgtccatagactagtactgggcggGGGGAGAGGGTTTTCCTCATGGTTCAGCGTCATGGCGGACtgactacggtaccggcaccgatagctctccaccaggggcacagaatgggaaagccgatagtacgatagaaactgaattcagcgcactgttggctttctagcagtatattaaccccttcccgctgatggcattttttgattttcgtttttgactcccctccttctaaaccccataactttttaatttctctgctcccagagtcatatgaggtcttaatctttgcgggacaaatttttcttcatgatgccaccattaattattctatataatgtactgggaagctggaaaaaaaatcagaatggggtggatttgaagaaaaaatgcatttctgcgactttcttacgggcttcggttttacggcgttcactgtgcagccaaaatgacatgtcccctgtattctgtgtttcggtacaattccggggataccaaatttatatggttttatttacattttaaccccttaaaaaaatccaaaactgtgttagaaattttttttttctaaaagtcatcatattctgacagccgtaactttattatacgtcagtgtacggggatgcatagggcgtcttttttgcggggccgggtgtactttttagttctaccattttcgggaaatgcttttgctttgatcactttttattcaaatttttgtcagaatcaaaacagattaaaaaaaacggcggtttggcacttttgactatttttcctgctacggcgtttaccgaacaggaaaaatatttttagcgatttatagagcgggcaatttcggacacagggatacctaacatgtaggtgttttacagtatttgggccccttcacacggcgtaagtgctcggctcattccgagccgtacacgcaagtgcttctaaacactttccattcacttcaatgggagcgctcgtaaagccagccAGGTAAGAAGTGTTAGATAAGTAAGATGATATATAGAGTGATAGTTTAGTGTAAGTGTAGTATAATAAGtgtaataatacaatatagtataaaaaaatatataaaaaggaaaaaaaaactaggTGTATAAGATGATATATAGAGTGATAGT from Leptodactylus fuscus isolate aLepFus1 chromosome 7, aLepFus1.hap2, whole genome shotgun sequence carries:
- the LOC142212533 gene encoding interferon-induced transmembrane protein 5-like, producing MDTSYPREDIFMNHPNKPDNAHTVVDIGAPTGPRDHLLWSVCNTVYLNLFCLGFMALVYSVKARDQKVQGNELAARRYGRKARCYNILATVWNITLPALILALVITGIFHLSQVVNASLDLFSLRGYMGSTDDDN